A genomic region of Pseudomonadota bacterium contains the following coding sequences:
- a CDS encoding HAD-IA family hydrolase, producing the protein MAHFRGVLFDLDGTLLDTAPDMAGALNRLLEEENHPALPLERIRPEVSRGAGGLIRLGFGLEPDHPQAADLRQRFLSHYQRNICRETRLFHGMEAVLTMFEQAEIPWGIVTNKPAYLTEPLVAALELDTRSACIISGDTTAHSKPHPLPVLTACEQIGCSPSEALFIGDDARDVAAGRAAGATNLIALFGYLGVRSEPETWGADGSVSHPGEILSWVFGT; encoded by the coding sequence TTGGCACACTTTCGCGGCGTCCTGTTCGATCTGGACGGCACACTCCTGGATACGGCACCCGACATGGCCGGTGCGCTCAATCGGTTGCTGGAGGAAGAAAACCACCCCGCGCTGCCGCTTGAGAGGATCCGCCCCGAAGTCTCACGGGGGGCGGGCGGATTGATTCGCCTCGGATTCGGCCTCGAGCCGGACCATCCGCAGGCCGCCGACCTCAGGCAACGATTCCTGTCCCACTACCAACGGAATATTTGCCGGGAAACCCGGCTGTTCCATGGTATGGAAGCCGTGCTCACAATGTTTGAGCAGGCGGAAATTCCCTGGGGAATCGTGACCAATAAACCGGCCTATCTAACCGAGCCCTTGGTGGCGGCACTGGAGCTCGATACCCGCAGCGCCTGCATCATCTCGGGGGATACCACCGCACACAGCAAACCGCACCCGCTGCCTGTACTCACCGCCTGCGAACAGATCGGTTGTTCACCCTCCGAAGCCTTGTTTATCGGCGACGATGCCCGCGATGTGGCTGCCGGGCGAGCCGCAGGAGCGACCAATCTGATTGCCCTTTTCGGTTATCTGGGTGTGAGAAGCGAACCAGAAACTTGGGGTGCCGATGGTTCGGTATCCCATCCCGGGGAGATTCTTAGCTGGGTCTTCGGTACGTGA
- a CDS encoding SDR family NAD(P)-dependent oxidoreductase — protein sequence MPDHPADARPLKDRIILVTGAGRGIGAAVSRQLARSGATVVLSGPRVSELEVVYDDILAAGGPTPAIAPINLESLHWDEAQTLVDTMGDEFGRLDGVLHNAAHLHGLTPLANFPLAEWYKTLQINLNAPFVLTMCCLPVLRQSSDASIVFTSDQVGLQAKAYYGAYGVSKFALQGLMQTLAEETRDNTNIRVNSIDPGPVDTELYRRIFPEPDLNGLAQPSDIALPYVYLLGPASRGITGQHFRAQEDGPWQSQAGDELKAP from the coding sequence ATGCCAGATCACCCCGCAGACGCCCGGCCCCTGAAAGACCGAATCATTCTCGTTACCGGTGCAGGTCGTGGCATCGGTGCGGCGGTCTCCCGCCAGCTGGCCCGGTCAGGGGCGACGGTGGTTCTGTCGGGACCGCGCGTATCCGAACTCGAAGTCGTCTACGATGACATTTTAGCGGCCGGCGGTCCCACACCCGCCATTGCCCCCATCAATCTGGAGTCGCTCCATTGGGATGAGGCCCAAACCCTGGTGGACACCATGGGAGACGAGTTCGGCCGTTTGGACGGGGTGCTCCATAACGCCGCCCATTTGCATGGCCTAACACCACTGGCCAATTTCCCGCTGGCGGAATGGTACAAAACCCTGCAAATCAATCTGAACGCCCCTTTCGTGCTGACAATGTGCTGCCTGCCGGTGTTGCGTCAGTCATCGGATGCGTCCATCGTCTTCACCAGCGACCAGGTCGGCCTGCAAGCCAAGGCGTACTACGGTGCCTACGGCGTCAGCAAATTCGCGCTGCAAGGTCTCATGCAAACGCTGGCGGAAGAAACCCGGGACAACACAAACATTCGCGTTAATAGCATCGATCCAGGCCCGGTCGACACCGAACTGTACCGACGTATTTTTCCCGAACCCGATTTGAATGGCCTGGCCCAGCCCAGCGATATCGCACTGCCCTACGTTTACCTACTCGGTCCCGCCAGTCGCGGCATCACCGGGCAGCATTTTCGGGCTCAGGAAGACGGTCCGTGGCAATCCCAGGCGGGCGACGAACTTAAGGCCCCGTAA
- the ubiG gene encoding bifunctional 2-polyprenyl-6-hydroxyphenol methylase/3-demethylubiquinol 3-O-methyltransferase UbiG → MTDQTESQPTELNVDRDEIRKFEALASRWWDPTSEFKPLHDINPLRLDYIDKRVGLKGLRVIDVGCGGGILSESMALRGAEVIGIDMGEAPLSVAKLHAEQSGAKLTYRHATAEAMAAEMPGAFDVVTCLEMLEHVPDPAAVVKACADLVKPGGHVFFSTINRTPKAFVFAILGAEYVLNLLPRGTHEFAKFIRPSELESWARRANLTTEDLTGMHYNPILKYYWLAPGVGVNYLMACVKESA, encoded by the coding sequence ATGACCGATCAAACCGAATCCCAGCCGACCGAGCTGAACGTCGATCGCGACGAAATCCGCAAGTTCGAAGCGCTGGCCAGTCGTTGGTGGGATCCGACCAGCGAATTCAAGCCATTACACGATATCAACCCGTTGCGTCTGGATTACATCGACAAGCGCGTGGGATTGAAAGGTCTTCGCGTCATCGACGTCGGCTGCGGCGGCGGGATCCTGAGTGAGAGCATGGCGCTCCGCGGTGCGGAGGTGATCGGTATCGACATGGGCGAAGCGCCTTTATCGGTCGCGAAGTTGCACGCCGAGCAATCAGGTGCAAAGCTCACTTACCGGCACGCGACAGCAGAAGCGATGGCGGCTGAAATGCCGGGGGCGTTTGATGTGGTTACCTGCCTGGAGATGCTGGAGCACGTACCGGATCCTGCTGCGGTGGTGAAAGCCTGCGCCGATCTGGTCAAACCCGGCGGACACGTCTTTTTCTCCACCATCAACCGCACCCCCAAAGCGTTCGTCTTCGCCATCCTCGGTGCCGAGTATGTTCTGAATCTGCTCCCCCGAGGAACCCATGAATTCGCGAAGTTTATCCGTCCCTCGGAGTTGGAAAGCTGGGCCCGCCGGGCGAATCTCACCACCGAAGATTTGACCGGGATGCATTACAACCCCATTTTGAAGTATTACTGGCTGGCACCCGGCGTCGGCGTGAACTACCTGATGGCCTGCGTTAAAGAATCGGCCTGA
- the gyrA gene encoding DNA gyrase subunit A, whose protein sequence is MSDAGKEILDVNLEDEMRQSYLDYAMSVIVGRALPDVRDGLKPVHRRVLYAMRELGNDWNKPYKKSARVVGDVIGKYHPHGDAAVYDTIVRMAQPFSMRYMLIDGQGNFGSVDGDSPAAMRYTEVRMSKLAHELLADLDKETVDFTPNYDESEREPVVLPTRVPNLLVNGSSGIAVGMATNIPPHNLTEVVNACLALIDDPESSIDDLMQHLPGPDFPTAAMINGATGIGEAYRTGRGRIYLRARANIEEDDRGKQSIVVTELPYQVNKARLLERIAELVKEKRVEGITELRDESDKDGLRVVIELRRGESGEVVLNNLYQHTALQTVFGINMVGLLDGQPQLLNLKQLLEAFVRHRREVVTRRTLYDLRKARERAHLVEGLAVALANIDDIIDLIKRSSGPAQAREALVARAWKPGMVETMLERAEASGTRPEDLGPEYGAHPDGYHLSPQQAQAILDLRLHRLTALEQEKLLNEYNELLDKIDELGQIIANPKRLMEVIRQELVEVRDGYGDERRTEIIEHHLGLSLEDLIAEEDVVVTLSHQGYVKAQPLAEYKAQRRGGRGKTATTHKESDFVDKLFIANTHDTLLCFSSLGKVYWLKVYELPQSSRVARGKPFVNLLPLEPDERINAVQPIRDYLDNAYVFMATTQGTVKKTPLSDFSRPRSTGIIAIALKDGDRLVDVAITDGDADVMLFSNSGKATRFKESDVRAMGRTAAGVRGIRLRNDQRVIGLVIVGEGDLLTVTEKGFGKRSAVDEFPLYGRGGQGVIAIQTNERNGELVGAIQVASDDQIMLISDTGTLVRTSVDEISLLGRNTQGVRVIRLDERERLCGIDRIVQLDEDVAGIEDEADDTSPEPEAP, encoded by the coding sequence ATGTCTGACGCTGGAAAAGAAATACTCGACGTAAACTTAGAAGACGAAATGCGGCAGTCCTACCTGGACTACGCTATGAGCGTCATCGTAGGGCGGGCTTTGCCCGATGTGCGTGATGGCTTGAAACCCGTCCACCGGCGGGTTCTCTACGCCATGCGGGAGTTGGGCAACGACTGGAACAAGCCTTACAAAAAATCAGCGCGTGTCGTCGGCGACGTGATCGGTAAATACCATCCCCATGGCGATGCCGCAGTGTACGACACCATTGTCCGCATGGCGCAGCCATTCTCTATGCGCTACATGCTGATCGACGGGCAGGGTAACTTCGGGTCTGTCGACGGCGATTCTCCTGCCGCCATGCGTTACACCGAAGTGCGCATGTCGAAGTTGGCCCACGAGTTGTTGGCCGATCTCGACAAAGAGACGGTAGATTTTACCCCCAACTATGACGAATCAGAGCGGGAGCCGGTCGTTCTCCCGACCCGCGTGCCCAATCTGTTGGTCAACGGTTCATCGGGGATTGCGGTGGGTATGGCCACCAACATTCCGCCTCATAATTTAACTGAGGTTGTGAATGCTTGTCTGGCTTTGATTGACGATCCGGAATCGTCCATTGACGATTTGATGCAGCATTTGCCGGGGCCCGATTTTCCGACGGCCGCCATGATTAACGGCGCCACGGGCATCGGTGAGGCTTACCGCACCGGTCGTGGGCGTATATACCTGCGGGCGCGCGCGAACATCGAAGAGGATGATCGGGGTAAGCAGAGTATTGTCGTCACGGAACTGCCGTATCAGGTCAACAAGGCCCGGTTGCTCGAACGCATCGCCGAGTTAGTTAAAGAAAAGCGGGTTGAGGGTATCACCGAGCTGCGAGACGAGTCCGATAAAGACGGACTGCGCGTGGTGATCGAACTGCGACGCGGCGAGTCGGGCGAAGTGGTGTTGAACAATCTGTATCAGCATACGGCTCTCCAGACTGTGTTCGGCATCAACATGGTCGGCCTGCTCGACGGGCAGCCCCAACTGCTGAATCTGAAGCAGTTGCTCGAAGCATTCGTTCGCCACCGCCGCGAGGTCGTGACCCGGCGTACCCTTTACGACCTGCGTAAAGCCCGCGAGCGTGCCCATCTCGTCGAAGGTTTGGCCGTCGCCTTGGCCAATATCGACGACATTATCGATCTGATCAAACGTTCCAGCGGTCCTGCACAGGCCAGGGAAGCCTTAGTGGCGCGGGCCTGGAAGCCGGGCATGGTCGAAACCATGCTCGAGCGGGCCGAAGCGTCAGGAACACGTCCCGAGGACCTGGGTCCCGAGTATGGTGCGCATCCCGACGGCTATCATCTTTCGCCGCAACAGGCACAAGCGATTCTGGATCTGCGATTGCATCGCTTGACAGCCCTGGAGCAAGAGAAACTCTTGAATGAATACAATGAGTTGCTCGATAAAATTGATGAATTGGGTCAAATTATCGCCAACCCCAAACGTTTAATGGAAGTGATTCGCCAAGAGTTGGTCGAGGTCCGCGATGGTTATGGCGACGAGCGGCGCACCGAGATCATTGAGCACCACTTGGGACTCAGCTTGGAGGACCTAATCGCTGAAGAAGACGTCGTCGTCACGCTCTCGCACCAGGGGTATGTGAAAGCGCAACCCTTGGCCGAGTATAAGGCGCAGCGACGTGGTGGGCGCGGTAAAACCGCGACCACCCATAAAGAGTCAGACTTTGTCGACAAGCTGTTTATCGCCAACACGCATGACACGCTGCTTTGTTTCTCCAGCCTCGGCAAGGTGTATTGGCTGAAAGTCTATGAGTTGCCGCAGAGCAGTCGCGTCGCCCGGGGTAAGCCGTTCGTCAATCTGTTGCCATTGGAGCCGGATGAGCGAATCAACGCCGTTCAGCCTATCCGCGATTATCTGGATAACGCCTACGTTTTCATGGCAACGACACAAGGAACGGTTAAGAAGACTCCTTTGTCCGACTTTTCGCGCCCCCGCAGCACCGGCATTATCGCCATTGCTCTAAAAGACGGCGATCGTCTCGTCGATGTGGCAATTACCGACGGCGATGCCGATGTGATGTTGTTTTCGAATTCCGGCAAGGCCACCCGATTCAAGGAGTCGGACGTTCGGGCGATGGGCCGAACCGCCGCGGGTGTTCGCGGTATTCGTTTGCGCAATGATCAGCGGGTCATCGGTTTGGTGATCGTCGGAGAAGGCGATTTGCTGACGGTTACCGAGAAAGGTTTCGGCAAACGAAGCGCGGTAGACGAATTCCCGCTCTATGGCCGGGGTGGCCAAGGCGTGATCGCCATTCAAACCAATGAACGAAACGGTGAACTGGTCGGAGCCATCCAGGTGGCGTCGGATGATCAGATTATGTTGATCAGTGATACCGGTACCTTGGTGCGAACTTCTGTGGACGAGATCTCCCTGCTTGGTCGAAATACCCAAGGCGTCCGCGTCATACGTCTCGACGAGAGAGAACGCCTTTGTGGTATCGACCGGATCGTCCAGCTCGATGAGGACGTGGCCGGCATCGAGGACGAAGCTGACGATACGAGTCCGGAGCCGGAAGCGCCCTGA
- the rmuC gene encoding DNA recombination protein RmuC, which translates to MNVAVITPHLPTLIISAVVALIVGIVIGRWSLQRRLSAMRVEQTRLQTTLDSERRHTEERISELHQARQSMADSFSALSREALKANNEEFLRVARERLEQFQIKAANQLGEREQSIANLVKPISATLEKTEQQLRQMEKERKESFGAIRTILEQVTLSQQDLQTETRRLVQALRRPEVRGQWGELTLRRLAEIAGMVDHCDFYEQPHSTDGDGAGIRPDMVIRMPENREIVVDVKTPLDSYLNALEADSDEHRQQHLKKHALKVRERIRELSSKAYWSQFARSPDFVVLFIPGDQFLSAAIDVDSQLIEDALRQKVVVATPTSFIALLRAVAFGWRQLALAENAEQIRDLGEELYKRLATFTEHLNRLGKSLGSSVDHYNKAVGSLERQVIPGARRFPEMGIKAAKDIPPLDPLDHTTRRIDGSDLPDASE; encoded by the coding sequence GTGAACGTCGCTGTCATCACCCCCCATCTTCCGACGCTGATTATTTCAGCCGTTGTCGCTTTGATCGTCGGCATTGTGATTGGCCGTTGGAGCCTGCAACGCCGGCTTTCCGCCATGCGCGTCGAGCAGACCCGCCTACAAACCACGCTGGACAGCGAACGCCGCCATACCGAAGAGCGCATCAGCGAGTTGCATCAAGCACGCCAATCGATGGCCGATAGTTTCAGCGCGCTTTCCCGCGAAGCGCTGAAGGCCAATAACGAAGAATTCCTCCGCGTCGCCCGCGAGCGTCTCGAGCAATTTCAAATCAAAGCCGCCAACCAACTGGGTGAGCGCGAACAATCCATCGCTAATCTGGTCAAGCCCATCAGCGCCACGTTGGAGAAAACCGAACAACAATTGCGCCAGATGGAGAAGGAGCGGAAAGAATCCTTCGGCGCAATCCGGACGATTCTGGAACAGGTCACCTTGTCGCAACAGGATCTACAAACCGAAACGCGTCGGCTGGTGCAGGCGCTCAGACGACCGGAAGTACGCGGTCAGTGGGGCGAACTGACGTTACGGCGGCTGGCCGAGATCGCCGGCATGGTGGACCATTGCGATTTCTACGAGCAACCGCACTCCACCGACGGTGACGGAGCCGGCATCCGACCGGACATGGTGATTCGGATGCCGGAAAACCGCGAGATCGTCGTAGATGTTAAAACACCACTGGACAGCTATCTGAACGCGCTGGAAGCGGACAGCGACGAGCATCGCCAACAACATTTGAAAAAACACGCGCTCAAGGTCAGGGAACGCATACGGGAATTATCCTCCAAAGCGTACTGGAGTCAGTTCGCCCGCAGCCCAGACTTTGTGGTCTTATTTATCCCTGGAGACCAGTTTCTTTCCGCTGCGATTGATGTGGATTCCCAGTTGATCGAGGATGCCCTACGGCAAAAGGTGGTCGTGGCCACGCCTACCAGTTTCATCGCCTTGCTGCGCGCCGTCGCATTCGGTTGGCGACAACTGGCGTTGGCCGAAAACGCCGAGCAAATCCGGGACCTGGGCGAAGAACTCTACAAACGACTGGCGACCTTTACCGAGCATCTCAATCGCCTTGGCAAGTCCCTGGGCAGCAGCGTCGACCACTACAACAAAGCGGTCGGATCCCTGGAACGACAGGTCATCCCCGGCGCGCGCCGCTTCCCGGAAATGGGCATCAAGGCCGCCAAAGACATCCCGCCGTTGGACCCGCTGGACCACACCACCCGTCGCATTGACGGGTCCGACCTCCCCGATGCGTCGGAATAG
- the mtnA gene encoding S-methyl-5-thioribose-1-phosphate isomerase, whose translation MSSFDSVRAVEWYDDCLVLLDQRRLPDEVHFLRVTTEQQAAEAIRDMVVRGAPAIGIAAAYAMVLAAQRLQAGSDDQWLSGLGEAAETLAASRPTAVNLRWALSRMFHRAKSGAPGDVVGLLAEAERILAEDLTANKRMGAHGAQLISPGSNVLTHCNTGSLATAGFGTALGVIRAAYAERRIGQVFATESRPWLQGARLTAWELSRDGIPVNLIVDSAAAYLMARGEIQWVAVGADRITANGDVANKIGTYSLAVAAARHKIPFMVVAPLSTIDMGLESGNDIPIEFRGPEEILPRLSESQAELVTVVNPAFDVTPAELITALVTEQGVVHRPTAGGIRRLYTDSH comes from the coding sequence ATGTCTTCTTTCGATTCTGTTCGCGCCGTCGAATGGTATGACGATTGTTTGGTTCTGCTGGATCAGCGTCGTTTACCGGACGAAGTTCATTTCTTGCGTGTGACGACCGAACAACAAGCCGCGGAAGCGATTCGCGATATGGTTGTTCGGGGTGCGCCAGCCATCGGCATCGCCGCCGCCTACGCGATGGTGTTAGCCGCTCAGCGTTTGCAGGCGGGATCGGATGACCAATGGTTAAGTGGCCTGGGGGAGGCCGCGGAAACGTTGGCGGCGTCGCGTCCGACCGCCGTTAATCTGCGATGGGCACTCTCACGGATGTTTCACCGCGCCAAATCCGGAGCCCCGGGCGATGTGGTCGGATTGTTGGCGGAGGCCGAGCGGATTCTGGCGGAAGATCTGACCGCTAATAAACGCATGGGGGCGCATGGGGCACAGCTAATATCCCCGGGCTCCAACGTGCTGACCCATTGCAATACCGGTTCGCTAGCAACCGCGGGATTTGGCACGGCGTTGGGCGTCATCCGTGCGGCTTATGCCGAACGTCGGATTGGTCAGGTTTTCGCGACCGAATCGCGGCCTTGGTTGCAGGGCGCCCGTTTGACCGCCTGGGAACTGAGCCGGGACGGTATCCCGGTCAACCTAATCGTCGACAGTGCGGCTGCCTATTTGATGGCGCGTGGCGAGATCCAATGGGTCGCCGTTGGGGCCGATCGCATTACCGCCAATGGCGATGTGGCCAATAAAATCGGCACCTATTCACTGGCCGTGGCAGCGGCCCGTCACAAGATTCCATTCATGGTGGTTGCGCCCTTGTCGACCATTGACATGGGATTGGAATCCGGCAATGACATACCCATCGAGTTCCGCGGTCCGGAAGAGATCTTGCCGCGGCTTAGCGAGTCTCAAGCCGAGCTCGTGACGGTGGTCAACCCCGCCTTTGACGTGACCCCTGCCGAACTCATCACCGCCCTGGTGACCGAGCAAGGTGTGGTGCATCGGCCCACCGCCGGCGGGATTCGTCGACTGTATACGGACAGCCACTAA
- a CDS encoding squalene/phytoene synthase family protein codes for MNPDSYCQDRITRSAPELNLALQFTPPNWRASLRALYAVYFEIRNPVDTALEPGVAQAKLQWWSDEIRSAAQGEPHHPATQALLAHLPSSHPRPEQWLELMAGSQMDLTHEGYQTLHDLGLYCYRTGGVLHAMAAGVCGGSDPQTQAVARQLGNGIRLAELIQRTRVLARLGRIYLPAEILKRHEVSHDALSKADAAPEIRAALEELTRAAEKHFEQARDELPSANRAALRTPLLLSKLAEYHLQQLRRNNFRFDPPGGRTEPLRRLWLLWRTAGREARACVRQGHPR; via the coding sequence ATGAACCCGGACAGTTATTGCCAAGACCGCATCACACGCTCGGCACCGGAGCTGAACCTGGCGTTGCAGTTCACGCCGCCAAACTGGCGGGCCTCGCTGCGGGCTTTGTATGCGGTTTATTTCGAAATCCGCAACCCCGTCGATACCGCCTTGGAACCGGGTGTGGCCCAAGCGAAACTGCAGTGGTGGAGCGATGAAATCCGCAGCGCTGCGCAGGGCGAGCCGCATCACCCGGCAACGCAAGCCCTGCTTGCCCACCTGCCGTCGTCGCACCCTCGGCCTGAACAATGGCTGGAACTGATGGCCGGGAGTCAGATGGATTTAACCCATGAGGGATACCAAACGCTGCACGACTTGGGTCTGTATTGCTACCGCACCGGCGGAGTGCTCCACGCCATGGCGGCGGGCGTATGCGGCGGGAGCGATCCCCAAACGCAGGCGGTCGCCCGGCAACTGGGTAATGGCATCAGGCTGGCGGAGTTGATACAGCGAACGCGGGTTCTGGCACGTCTCGGGCGCATTTACCTGCCCGCCGAGATTCTCAAGCGCCACGAGGTGTCGCACGACGCGCTATCAAAAGCCGACGCCGCGCCGGAGATACGGGCGGCTTTGGAAGAGCTGACACGCGCGGCCGAGAAACATTTCGAGCAGGCCCGTGACGAGCTGCCAAGCGCCAATCGTGCTGCTTTGAGAACACCTTTGTTATTGTCCAAATTGGCCGAATACCACTTGCAACAGCTGCGGCGAAATAACTTTCGTTTCGATCCGCCCGGCGGCAGAACCGAACCGCTGCGCAGGCTCTGGCTGTTGTGGCGCACGGCGGGCCGGGAAGCACGGGCCTGTGTCCGGCAAGGACACCCGCGCTAA
- a CDS encoding DnaJ family domain-containing protein: MHWFDELVEQRIADALRQGAFEDLAGQGRPLELECNALVPDELRMAYRVLKNANCLPPELETRRQVQDLESFISRLDETDENARNQARRKLNLLLIRLEAERGHRAGYLNSPEYHAQLLRQLAEPDPDSPVHTPPEDGRDRT, from the coding sequence TTGCACTGGTTCGATGAGTTGGTGGAACAACGCATTGCGGATGCCCTTCGGCAGGGCGCGTTTGAAGATTTGGCGGGGCAGGGCCGGCCGCTGGAACTGGAGTGCAATGCGCTGGTGCCGGACGAGCTGCGGATGGCTTATCGGGTACTCAAAAATGCGAACTGTCTCCCGCCTGAGCTTGAAACGCGGCGCCAAGTTCAGGATTTGGAAAGCTTCATCAGCCGTCTGGACGAGACAGACGAAAACGCCAGAAACCAAGCCAGAAGAAAACTCAATCTGCTTTTGATACGCCTGGAAGCCGAGCGTGGCCATCGAGCGGGCTATCTCAACTCCCCCGAATACCACGCACAATTACTCCGACAACTGGCGGAACCGGACCCGGACTCGCCTGTTCACACGCCGCCAGAAGACGGTCGTGATCGAACTTAA
- a CDS encoding TRZ/ATZ family hydrolase codes for MKTVEAIVEARWVIPVEPEGVVLDHHAVVTDKGRIVAVVPQEQARQTYQAGAITSLPHHALIPGLINAHTHTPMTLLRGLADDLPLMRWLNEHIWPAEQRWVSPKFVSDGTTAAIAEMIKGGITCFNDMYFFPDVIAQQAAQFGIRACVGLIMLDFPTIWGEGPDDYLTKGLRVHDEFRSHPLIRTAFAPHAPYTVSDDPLKRLRTLSDELDIPVHMHIHETAAEVEESEQKLGKRPLARLNGLGLVNPSLLAVHMTQLNDEEITLVADQGVHVLHCPESNLKLASGFCPAARLDAAGVNLALGTDGSASNNDLDMFGEMRTAALLAKGVAGDASALPAARVLQMATLNGARALGIADQTGSLVAGKWADMAAVDLHGVDRLPIYHPVSQLVYTAHRDHVTDVWIGGRHLLSQGTLTHMDESQIQSQMVDWGLRIAASDSELPHP; via the coding sequence GTGAAAACAGTCGAGGCGATCGTTGAGGCCCGTTGGGTCATTCCCGTTGAACCCGAAGGCGTGGTGCTCGATCATCACGCCGTGGTGACGGACAAAGGGCGGATTGTGGCCGTCGTTCCACAAGAGCAGGCGCGACAAACGTATCAAGCGGGGGCGATCACTTCCTTGCCGCATCATGCGCTGATCCCCGGACTCATCAACGCCCATACTCACACGCCCATGACCCTGCTGCGCGGGCTGGCTGACGATTTACCCCTTATGCGTTGGTTGAACGAGCATATATGGCCGGCCGAGCAGCGCTGGGTGAGCCCCAAGTTTGTCAGTGACGGGACCACCGCTGCGATCGCGGAGATGATCAAGGGCGGCATCACCTGCTTCAATGACATGTACTTCTTCCCGGATGTCATCGCGCAGCAGGCAGCCCAGTTCGGCATTCGTGCCTGTGTCGGCTTGATCATGCTCGACTTCCCCACCATCTGGGGCGAAGGACCCGATGACTATCTCACCAAAGGCTTGCGCGTTCACGACGAATTTCGCAGCCATCCGTTGATCCGCACCGCCTTCGCCCCGCATGCGCCCTATACGGTGTCGGACGACCCGCTCAAGCGGCTCCGAACGCTCTCTGACGAGTTGGACATCCCGGTCCACATGCACATCCACGAGACGGCGGCTGAAGTGGAGGAAAGCGAGCAAAAACTGGGTAAACGGCCGCTGGCCCGCCTCAACGGGTTGGGTCTGGTTAATCCCAGCTTATTGGCGGTGCACATGACCCAACTCAACGACGAGGAAATCACGCTCGTGGCGGATCAAGGGGTGCACGTCCTGCATTGCCCGGAATCAAACCTCAAACTGGCCAGCGGGTTTTGCCCCGCCGCCCGGTTGGATGCGGCGGGCGTCAACCTGGCCTTGGGCACCGACGGCAGCGCCAGCAACAACGACCTCGACATGTTCGGTGAGATGCGCACGGCCGCGCTTCTGGCCAAAGGTGTCGCCGGCGATGCCAGCGCTTTACCTGCGGCCCGTGTACTCCAAATGGCCACGTTAAACGGCGCCCGTGCCTTGGGAATCGCCGACCAGACCGGCAGCCTGGTGGCCGGAAAATGGGCCGACATGGCCGCAGTTGACCTCCATGGGGTTGATCGACTGCCGATCTACCATCCGGTGTCCCAGCTGGTCTATACCGCCCACCGCGACCACGTCACCGATGTCTGGATTGGCGGCCGCCATCTCCTGAGCCAAGGCACGCTGACCCATATGGATGAAAGCCAGATCCAATCCCAGATGGTGGATTGGGGATTACGTATCGCAGCCAGTGACTCGGAGTTACCGCACCCATGA